A portion of the Saimiri boliviensis isolate mSaiBol1 chromosome 1, mSaiBol1.pri, whole genome shotgun sequence genome contains these proteins:
- the LOC141583649 gene encoding LOW QUALITY PROTEIN: uncharacterized protein LOC141583649 (The sequence of the model RefSeq protein was modified relative to this genomic sequence to represent the inferred CDS: inserted 1 base in 1 codon; substituted 3 bases at 3 genomic stop codons) — protein MISSGLIQGPQFQDVNPVEESPVLKLQGQLTPEPQLEDMKSVELIPGPRLGDMKTRQLTPEPELKDVMIGIGRSMLLTPEPQAGGVKLEEVTSGSKLTSGSQLEDMKSMTLTPGPCLEGMKSMEISPSPQLEAFAPRWKRLVVKSVNVTRGREFEGVKPVDLALKQQFQAPVDLTLEPEQDGQISVNSPEQQCVNFEQKPLSCLQDHNCKRKILASGSELQLQGVKTVELNQDSQLGSVKSVQWIPGSEFQGVKTIGLNLGSQSRVVKPAELKSFIESGSVKXSQLPLGPKLQSAASMEFNPGSQLHCVKAPESSQGPQLQKRKIPVSSSEPQLQSVKTAELNQDSRLGSGKSLWWIPGPEFQDVKTGGLNLGSQSRGVKTAELKSSIESGGVKSSELILGPKIQGAKPLEFNYGPQLQFVKTPKLSQGPQLPKGKILASTSKPQLQGVETVELNQDSQLGNVKSVQWIPVPEFQARKSMLKCGSQSRAVTHVELKPSIQFRDVKSSELTPRPKLQSVPPLTSLQEHQLPGFKTIDLKSGLQLRSVKSCGSVSTSKLHDIKSMACKPGPHLQDVKSSELTPSPQLHKVKPLEAYPRTQLQDVKSLVFTQEPQFSGVKSGVXSQELQXQSDKTVALNFLLHLNSTKSSELAHQTKLLGTKSEEFRSGPQYQCVKSSNLNPKTKSQDMKFIELNPSSQLKYIPHSDLTMKTKIQGVKSTDFKPEPQLQGVKSSELISKTKXQEVKLVESNSGPQLQDLKSSRLIMGIKLEYIKSMDFGQVQWLTPIIPALWEAETGGSRGQEIETILVNIVKPRLY, from the exons ATGATATCTTCTGGATTGATACAAGGACCACAGTTCCAAGATGTAAATCCTGTGGAGGAGAGCCCAGTCTTAAAACTTCAAGGTCAGCTAACCCCAGAGCCACAGCTAGAAGATATGAAATCTGTGGAATTAATCCCAGGGCCACGTTTGGGAGATATGAAAACTAGGCAGTTAACACCAGAGCCAGAATTGAAAGATGTCATGATTGGAATTGGAAGATCTATGTTGTTAACCCCAGAGCCACAGGCAGGAGGTGTAAAACTTGAGGAGGTAACCTCAGGCTCAAAGCTGACCTCAGGGTCACAGTTAGAAGATATGAAATCAATGACCTTAACTCCAGGACCATGCCTGGAAGGGATGAAATCTATGGAAATATCTCCAAGTCCACAGCTGGAAG CATTTGCTCCAAGGTGGAAAAGACTGGTAGTAAAATCTGTGAATGTAACCAGAGGACGAGAGTTTGAAGGAGTAAAACCTGTGGATTTAGCCCTAAAGCAACAGTTTCAAGCACCTGTGGATTTAACCCTTGAGCCAGAACAGGATGGTCAGATATCTGTAAACTCACCAGAACAGCAATGTGTGAATTTTGAGCAA AAACCTCTGAGTTGTCTTCAGGATCACAACTGCAAAAGGAAAATTTTGGCATCAGGCTCAGAGCTACAACTTCAAGGTGTGAAAACTGTGGAGTTAAACCAAGACTCACAGCTTGGAAGTGTGAAATCTGTGCAGTGGATACCAGGATCTGAGTTCCAAGGTGTAAAAACTATAGGGTTAAATCTTGGTTCACAATCTCGAGTTGTCAAACCTGCAGAGTTGAAATCTTTCATAGAATCAGGAAGTGTAAAATAATCTCAACTGCCTCTAGGGCCAAAACTTCAAAGTGCAGCATCTATGGAGTTTAACCCTGGGTCACAGTTGCACTGTGTGAAAGCTCCTGAGTCGTCTCAAGGACCAcagctgcaaaaaagaaaaattccagtaTCAAGCTCAGAGCCACAACTTCAAAGTGTGAAAACCGCGGAGTTAAACCAAGACTCACGGCTTGGAAGTGGAAAATCTCTTTGGTGGATACCAGGACCTGAGTTCCAAGATGTAAAAACTGGAGGGCTGAATCTTGGTTCACAGTCTCGAGGTGTCAAAACTGCAGAGTTAAAATCCTCCATAGAGTCAGGAGGTGTAAAATCATCTGAACTGATTCTAGGGCCAAAAATTCAAGGTGCAAAACCTTTGGAGTTTAACTACGGGCCACAGTTGCAATTTGTGAAAACTCCTAAGTTGTCCCAAGGACCACAGCTGCCGAAAGGGAAAATTCTGGCATCAACTTCAAAGCCACAGCTTCAAGGGGTAGAAACTGTGGAGTTAAACCAAGACTCACAGCTTGGAAATGTGAAATCTGTGCAGTGGATACCAGTACCTGAGTTCCAAGCTAGGAAATCTATGCTAAAATGTGGTTCACAATCTCGAGCTGTCACACATGTAGAATTGAAACCTTCAATACAATTCAGAGATGTGAAGTCATCTGAGTTGACTCCAAGGCCAAAGCTCCAAAGTGTACCACCTTTGACATCACTCCAGGAACATCAGTTGCCAGGGTTCAAAACTATTGATTTGAAATCTGGGTTACAGTTGAGAAGTGTGAAATCATGTGGCTCAGTTTCAACATCAAAGCTCCATGATATAAAATCTATGGCATGCAAACCTGGGCCTCATTTGCAAGATGTGAAATCTTCTGAGTTGACCCCAAGTCCACAGCTGCACAAAGTGAAACCCTTAGAGGCATATCCAAGAACACAGCTGCAAGATGTGAAGTCTCTAGTGTTTACACAAGAGCCACAGTTTTCAGGGGTGAAATCTGGAGTATGAAGCCAAGAGCTACAGTAACAAAGTGATAAAACTGTAGCACTGAACTTCTTACTACACTTGAATAGCACAAAATCATCTGAATTGGCTCATCAGACAAAGCTTCTAGGTACGAAATCTGAGGAGTTTAGATCTGGGCCACAATATCAATGTGTCAAATCTTCTAACTTGAACCCTAAGACAAAGTCCCAAGACATGAAATTTATAGAGTTAAATCCCAGCTCACAGTTGAAATATATCCCACATTCTGATTTGACCATGAAGACCAAGATTCAAGGTGTCAAATCTACAGACTTCAAACCCGAGCCACAGTTGCAAGGAGTGAAATCTTCTGAGTTGATATCAAAGACAA TTCAAGAAGTGAAATTAGTGGAATCCAACTCAGGCCCACAGTTGCAAGATTTAAAATCTTCTAGGTTGATCATGGGTATAAAGCTTGAATACATTAAATCTAtggattttggccaggtgcagtggctcacgcctataatcccagcactttgggaggccgagacgggtggatcacgaggtcaagagatcgagaccatcctggtcaacattgtgaaacctcgtctctactaa